A window of the Marinifilum sp. JC120 genome harbors these coding sequences:
- a CDS encoding alpha-L-glutamate ligase-like protein — MGWFSKLKKIGIIGLNGRNGAYVLPNNPRKLYPLVDDKITTKELTQSAGLNVPELYGVFQAQHELKRLPKLLQEHDSFVVKPARGAGGNGILVITGKLGPRFRKPDDSLVAEDAISFHISNILSGMYSLGGMPDKAMVEYCVQFAPIFKNIAYQGVPDIRIIVYKGIPVMAMLRLPTRESDGKANLHQGAMGCGIDMCNGTTTSAVWKNDNCTHHPDTLHPVAGVTIPDWPQLLKQAALGYTVTGLGYLGVDIVLDKNMGPLILELNARPGLAIQVANKCGLQHRLNEVDKVHQDLHTENQRIQYAMDNFGS; from the coding sequence ATGGGCTGGTTCAGCAAACTTAAAAAAATCGGGATCATAGGCCTAAACGGACGCAACGGGGCCTATGTGTTGCCCAACAATCCGCGCAAGCTCTACCCGCTGGTGGATGACAAGATCACCACCAAGGAGCTGACCCAATCCGCAGGACTCAATGTCCCGGAACTTTACGGAGTTTTTCAAGCCCAACATGAACTGAAACGCCTACCAAAACTGCTTCAAGAACATGATTCCTTTGTGGTCAAACCGGCACGGGGAGCCGGAGGAAACGGCATTCTGGTCATCACCGGAAAGCTCGGCCCGCGCTTCCGCAAACCTGACGATTCACTGGTGGCTGAGGATGCCATATCCTTCCATATTTCAAACATTCTAAGCGGCATGTACAGCCTCGGCGGAATGCCGGACAAGGCTATGGTTGAATATTGCGTGCAGTTCGCCCCGATCTTCAAAAACATTGCCTATCAGGGAGTCCCGGACATAAGAATCATCGTCTACAAGGGAATCCCGGTCATGGCCATGCTCCGGCTGCCCACACGGGAATCAGACGGCAAGGCTAACCTGCATCAGGGTGCCATGGGCTGCGGAATAGACATGTGCAATGGTACGACCACCAGCGCAGTCTGGAAGAACGACAACTGCACCCATCACCCGGACACCCTACATCCCGTTGCAGGGGTGACCATCCCGGACTGGCCTCAGCTGCTTAAACAGGCAGCTCTGGGCTACACCGTAACCGGGCTGGGCTACCTCGGCGTAGATATTGTGCTGGATAAAAACATGGGACCGCTGATCCTAGAACTGAATGCCCGCCCCGGTCTGGCTATTCAGGTTGCCAATAAATGCGGGCTCCAGCACAGGTTAAATGAAGTAGATAAAGTACATCAGGATCTGCACACAGAAAACCAACGGATTCAATATGCCATGGATAATTTCGGATCATAA